gaagaagctccatgttgatggatctttgggctcactcgtttttgaaaagtttgagacatgcgaaccatgtctattggtgtatatgcatgaagaaactccatgcaaatggaccgtttggactcacttgattttgaatcacttgagacatgcaaatcataccacatgggcaagatgactgaaagcctcgttttcagtaaaatggaactagaaagcaacttgttggaagtaatacattttgatgtgtgcagtccaatgagtgctgaggcgtgtagtggatatcgttatgctcttacttcacagatgatttgagtagatgttgagtatatttacttgatgaatcacgagtctgaattattgaaaggttcaagtaatttcagggcgaagttgaaagatcgtcgtgacaagaggataaaatatctatgatatgatcatagagatgaatatctgaattacgagtttggcacagaattaagacattgtggaaattgtttcacaactaatacagcctggaacaccatagtgtgatggtgtgtccgaacatcataaatgcaccttattggatatgatgcataccatgatgtctcttatcgaattaccatgatagtttatgggttaggcattagagacaaccacattcactttaaatagggtaccacgtaattccgatgagatgacaccgtatgaactatggtttagagaaacctaagtgtcatttcttaaaagtttggggctgcgacgcttatgtggaaaagtttcaggccgataagctcaaacccaaagcggataattacatcttcataggacacccaaaacagttgggtatacctcctgtctcagatccgaaagcaataagggattgtttctggaatcgggtcctttctcgaggaaaagtttctctcgaaagaattgagtgggaagatggtggagacttgatgaggttattgaaccgtctcttcaactagtgtgtggcagggcacagggagttattcctgtggcacctacaccaattgaagtggaatcttatgatagtgatcatgaaacttcagatcaagtcactaccaaacctcgtgggaggacaaggatgcgtactacttcagagtggtacgtaatcctgtcttggaagtcatgttgctagacaacaatgaacctacgagctatggagaagcgatggtgggcctggattccaaaatggctcgaggccatataatccgagagaggatccatatatgaaaacaaagtgtagactttggaagaactacttgatggtcgtaaggctgttaggtacatatggatttttaaaaggaagacggacaatgatggtatgtatcaccattaagaaagctcgacttgtcgttaagatgttttccgacaagttcaaggagttgactacaatgagactttctcactcgtagcgatgctaagagtgtgttggaattatattaacgattactgcattatttatgaaatcttgcagataggatgtcaaaacattgtttcctcaacgattttcttgaggaaaggttgtatgtgatacaaccggaaggttttgtcaatcctgaaagattctaataagtatgcaaagctccagcaatccttctaaggactggagtaagcatctcggatttggaatgtatgctttgatgagatgatcaaagattttgggtgtatacaaagtttatgagaaacttgtatttccaaagaagtgagtgggagcactatagaatttccgatgagtatatgttgttaacatattgttgatcagaaatgatgtagaatttctggaaagcatatagggttatttgaaaagtgtttttcaatggaaaacctggattaagctacttgaacgttgagcatcaagatctatgaggatagttcaaaatgcttaatggtactttcaaatgagcacataccttgacatgatcttgaaggtgttcaagatggatcagtcaaagaaggagttcttgcctgagttgtaaggtatgaagttaggacttaaagctcgaccacggtagaagaaagaggaaggacgaaggtcatcccctatgcttttgtcataggctctatacggtatgccatgctgagtaccgcacctgatgtgtgccttgccacatatctggcaagagggtacaaaggtaatctaggagtagatcaccacatagcggtctaaattatccttagaggaataaggatatgtttctcggttatggaggtgataaagagttcgacgtaaagagttacgtcgatgcaagcttaacacctatccggatagctctgagtagagataccggatacgtataatggagcaacaatataGAATAGGtccaagtagaatagttatttggaatggctccaaatgtagcatagtagttgcatccacaagatgacatagaaatttgcgaagtacatacggatctgaatgttgcagacccgttgactaaaacctctctcacaagcaacatgatcaaacccagaactcattgagtgttaatcacatagtgatgtgaactagattgtgaactctagtaaactctttggatgttggtcacatggcgatgtgacatgtgaatgttaatcacatggcgatgtgaactagattattgactctagtgcaagtgggagactgttggaaatatgccctagaggcaataacaaattgattattattatatttccttgttcatgataatcgtttattatccatgctataattgtattgataggaaactcagatacatgtgtggatacatagacaacaccatgtccctagtaagcctctagttgactaggtcgttgatcaatagatggttactgtttcttgaccatggacattggatattgataacgggatcacatcattaggagaatgatgtgatggacaagacccaatcctaagcctagcacaagatcatgtagttcgtatgctatagcttttctaatgtcaagtatcatttccttagaccatgagattgtgcaactcctggataccgtaggagtgctttgggtgtgccaaacatcacaacgtaactgggtggctataaaggtacactacaggtatctccgaaagtgtctgttgggttggcacgaatcgatactgggatttgtcactccgtgtaaacggaaaggtatctctgggcccactcggtaggacatcatcataatgtgcacaatatgatcaaggagttgatcacgggatgatgtgttatggaacgagtaaagagacttgccggtaacgagattgaacaaggtatcggaataccgacgatcgaatctcgggcaagtatcgtaccgctagacaaagggaattgtatacgggattgattaagtccttgacatcgtggttcatccgatgagatcatcgtggaacatgtgggagccaacatgggtatccagatcccgctgttggttattgaccggagagtcatctcggtcatgtctgcatgtctcccgaacccgtagggtctacacacttaaggttcgatgacgctagggttataaggaatagatatacatggttaccgaatgttgttcggagtcccgaatgagatcccggacgtcacgaggagttccaaaatggtccggaggtaaagttttatatatgggaagtcctattttggtcaccggaaaagtttcgggttttatcggtaacgtaccgggaccatcgggagggtcccgggggtccaccaagtggggccacaagccccggagggctgcatgggccaagtgtgggaggggaccagccccaggtgggctggtgcgccccccccccccaccaaggcacAAGGCGccaccaagaggggaagggggcaaaccctagggcagatgggccctaaggcccaccctggtgcgcctccccctctcccctccccttggtcgcccctagatgggatctagggggctgccgccacccctagggagggaaccctaggtgggggcgcagcccctccccttcccctatatatacttgtggTTTGGGCTGCCCAGCAGACacaagttcctctccttcttggcgcagccctacccctctccctcctcgtctcttgcggtgcttggcgaagccctgctggagtaccacgctcctccaccaccaccacgccgttgtgctgctgctggatggagtcttcctcaacctctccttctccccttgctggatcaaggcgtaggagacgtcaccgggctgtacgtgtgttgaacgcggaggtgccgtccgttcggcactaggatctccggtgatttggatcacgacgagtacgacttcttcaaccccgttctcttgaacgcttcctcttagcgatctacaagggtatgtagatgcactcctctctcttgttgctagatgactccatagatttatcttggtgatgcgtagaaaattttaaaattctgctacgttccccaacacaggcacctcaggaacattttcttgagctgtgccacttaccggttcaagaggtaatacttcatcaagttctaccttcctcccacttatttcttttgagagaaactctttctctagaaaggacccattcttggcaacaaagatcttgccttcggatctgaggtagaaggtatacccaacagtttctttagggtatcctatgaagacgcatttttccgacttgggttcgagcttttcaggttgaagtttcttgacataagcatcgcatccccaaacttttagaaacgacagcttaggtttcttcccaaaccataattcatacggtgtcatctcaacggatttcgacggagccctatttaaagtgaatgtggcagtctctaaagcatagccccaaaatgatagcggtaaatcggtaagagacatcatagatcgcaccatatctaatagagtgcgattatgacgttcggacacaccattacgctgaggtgttccaggcggcgttagttgtgaaactattccacattttcttaagtgtgtgccaaactcgtgactcaagtattctcccccacgatctaatcgcaagaacttgattttcctgtcacgttgattctcaacctcactctgaaattccttgaatttttcaaaggtctcagatttgtgtttcattaagtagacatacccatatctactcaagtcatcagtgagggtgagaacataacgatagccaccgcgagcctcaacactcattggaccgcacacatcagtatgtatgatttccaataagttggttgctcgctccattgttcctgagaatggagtcttggtcattttacccatgaggcatggttcgcacgtgtcaaatgattcgtaatcaagagactctaaaagtccatttgcatggagcttcttcatgcgtttgacacctctgtgaccaaggcggcagtgccacaagtatgtgggactatcattatcaaccttacatcttttggtattcacactatgaacatgtgtagcattacgctcgagattcattaagaataaaccattcaccatcggagcatgaccataaaacatatctctcatataaatagaacaaccattattctcggatttaaatgagtagccatctcgtattaaacgagatcctgatacaatgttcatgctcaaagctggcactaaataacaattatggaggtttataactaatcccgtgggtaaacgtagaggtagtgtgccgacggcgatcacatcgaccttggaaccattcccgacgcgcatcgtcacctcgtccttcgccagtctccgcttattccgcagctcctgccttgagttacaaatgtgagcaaccgcaccggtatcaaatacccaggagctactacgattactggtaaggtacacatcaattacatgtatatcacatataccttttgtgatgtcggccttcttgtccgctaagtatttggggcagttccgcttccagtgaccacttcccttgcaataaaagcactcagtctcgggcttgggtccattctttggcttcttccccgcagcttgcttaccgggcgcggcaactcccttgccgtccttcttgaagttcttcttacccttgcctttcttgaacttagtggttttattcaccatcaacacttgatgttcctttttgacttctacctctgctgattccagcattgcaaatacttcaggaatggtcttttccatcccctgcatattgaagttcatcacaaagctcttgtagcttggtggaaggattctgtcaatgaccgcgtcatccgggagattaactcccagctgagtcaagcggttatgcaacccagacattttgagtatgtgctcaccgatagaactattttcctccatcttacagctgaagaacttgtcggagacttcatatctctcgacccgggcatgagcttggaaaaccattttcagctcttcgaacatctcatatgctccgtgtcgctcaaaacgcttttggagccccggttctaagatgtaaagcatgcggCACTGAACgatggagtaatcatcagcacgtgtctgccaggcgtttataacgtcttggttctgtgggacgggtgcgtcacctagtggtgcttctaggacataatgtttcttggcagctatgaggatgatcctccggTTCcgtacccagtccgtatagttgatgtcatcgtctttcagcttggttttctctaggaacgcgttgaagttgaggacaacgttggccatttgatctacaagacatattgtaaagattttagactaagttcatgataattaagttcatctaatcaaattattcaatgaactctcacttagatagacatccctccagtcatctaagtataacatgatccgagttgactaggccgtgtccgatcatcacgtgagacggactagtcaacatcggtgaacatcttcatgttgatcgtatcttctatacgactcatgctcgacctttcggtcttctgtgttccgaggccatgtatgtacatgctaggctcgtcaagtcaacctaagtgtattgcgtgtgtaaatctgtcttacacccgttgtatgtgaacattggaatctatcacacccgatcatcacgtggtgcttcgaaacaacgaactgtcgcaacggcgcacagttagggggaacactatcttgaaatttttatgagggatcatcttctttactaccgtcgttctaagtaaacaagatgcaaaaacatgataaacatcacatgcaatcaaataatagtgacatgatatggccaatatcatatagctcctttgatctccatcttggggctccatgatcatcttgtcaccggcatgacaccatgatctccatcgtcatgatctccatcatcgtgtctccatgaagttgctcgccaactatacttctactactatggctaacacgtttagcaataaagtaaagtaatttacatagcgtttctcaatgacacgcaggtcatacaaaaaaataaagacaactcctatggctcctgccggttgtcatactcatcgacatgcaagtcgtgattcctattacaagaacatgatcaatctcatacatcacatatatcattcatcattcatcacaacctctggccatatcacatcacaaaacacttgctgcaaaaacaagttagacgtcctctaattgttgttgtaagtttttacATGgcagctataggtttctagcaagaacgtttcttacctacgccaaaaccacaacgtgaattgccaatttctatttacccttcataaggaccctgttcatcgaatctgatccgactaaagtgggagagacagacacccgccagccaccttatgcaactagtgcatgtcagtcggtggaaccggtctcacgtaagcgtacgtgtaaggttggtcgggccgcttcatcccatgatgccgctgaatcaagataagactagtaacggcaagcaaattgacaatatcgacgcccacaactactttgtgttctactcgtgcatagtaactgcgcatagacctagctcatgatgccactgttggggaacgttgcagaaaacaaaacaaaaatttcctacgtttcaccaagatcaatctatggagtcaactagcaacgagaggagagtgcatctacatacccttgtagatcgcgagcggaagcgttcaagagaacagggatgatggagtcgtacttaccctgatccaaatcaccgatgaccaagtgccaaacggacggcacctccgcgttcaacacacgtacggagcggatgacgtctcctccttcttgatccagcaagggggaaggagaggttgatgaagatccagcagcacgacggcgtggtggtggatgcagcagtgatcgcagcacgGCTTCGTCGAGCTTCTAcgagaggaagaggtgtagcaggggagagggaggcgccaaggcttgggtgcggctgccctccctctccccctcctttatataggccccctggggggcgccggccctggagatgggatctcccaagggggcggcggccaaggggggtggagtgccccccaaggcaagtggaggcgccccccaccctagggtttccaaccctaggcgcaagggggcccaagggggggggcgcaccagcccactatgggctggttcccctaccCACTTCAGccaatggggccctccaggatgggtggccccacccgatggacccccgggacccatccggtggtcccggtacaataccgatgaccccgaatctttcccgatggccgaaactacacttcctatatataattcttcacctccggaccattccggaactcctcgtgacgtccaggatctcatctgggactccgaacaactttcggattactgcatactcatatctctacaaccctagcgtcaccgaaccttaagtgtgtagaccctacgggtttgggagacacgtagacatgaccgagacggctctccggccaataaccaacagcgggatctgaatacccatgttggctcccacatgctcctcgatgatctcatcggatgaaccacgatgtcgaggacttaatcaatcccgtattcaattccctttgtcaatcggtacgttacttgcccgagactcgatcgtcggtatcccaataccttgttcagtctcgttaccggcaagtcactttactcgtaccgtaatgcatgatcccgtgatcaaccacttgatcacattgagctcagtatgatgatgcattaccgagtgggcccaaagagatacctctccgtcatacggagtgacaaatcccagtctcgattcgtgccaacccaacaaacactttcggagacacctgtaatgtacctttatagtcacccatttacgttgtgacgtttggcacacccagggcactcctacggtgtccgggagttgcacaatctcatgttctaaggaaatgatacttgacattcagaaaagctacagcaaacgaactacacgatctttgtgctatgcttaggtttgggtcttgtccatcacatcattctcctaatgatgtgatcccgttatcaatgacatccccatgtccatagccaggaaaccatgactatctgttgatcaacgagctagtcaactagaggctcactagggacacattgtggtctatgtattcacacatgtattacgatttccggataatacaattatagcatgaataatagaaaattatcatgaacaaggaaatataataatcattttattattgcatctagggcatatttccaacaacaagggtgcaacaagttttgtgccagCCTTGAGAGCATCGATGGTTGTCCCTTGAGTGGCCTCGGCACCAAAGACATGGTATACAATTCCTCCATCTTCATTCCCGTTTCCGTTGTTTGATGCTTGCATGTTGATTGCGCATATAAATATACATTCGTGTCCTCAATTGTAGGAATTCCAAGCTTTGGAAGCATTCAAGGCCCAGCATGGAAACAAGTCATTCACCCTCGCCCATTGTTGGATGCTCATAAAAGACGATGAGAAGTTCAAGGAGTAATATGCCGCCCTCAAGAAGAATGGAGGGTCGTAAGCCGCCGAGGACCATGGTGAGGTAGAGAAGCGATCGTGGGGAAAGACCAagtccaagaaggagaagaagcaTGATGCAGTGGCATTTGCCTTGAAAAACTTTGCAAGGCATGATTACCCAAAAGGAAACAAGAGAGGAGAGGCACCGCCAAGATAAAGCAGAGAAATTGAAGGCCTACATCGAGTTACAAAGGAAGAAGCTCAAGATGGAGTTGAAAATGCAAGCGAATAAGTTCGAGATGGAGACAGAAATGCACGCGAAGAAGCTAGAAATGGAGGTGGACATGCAAGCGGAGAAGCTCGAGATAGAGGCGACCAAAGCCAAGACCAAAGCAAAAGAAGTGGCGCTCGCTTGCATGATGAAGGAGCTGAAGATCATGACGGTGGACTTGAGCATGGTGTCCTCGAGAAGGAGGCCTTGGTTCGATAAGATGCAAAAAGAGATGCTCAAGCTTGATGATTGATCTATGACGGAGAGCGACATCTTTTTTGCATGCCGACAAGTGTGCCGGTAGGACTACGGCCGAGATGTATGGCATGATTGAACTACCGCCTTTTTGTGTGCTGGCAACTGTGCCGGCCATTGGCATGTGTGCCGACAATGAATAGTGTGTTGTTTTTTGGAGGATGGCATGTATGCCGGCCGCTGGCATGGCGGCCGTCATGAGTTGTGGCCGCTGGCCTTTTTTAATGTAGATTTGCTTTGTATGCTAACAAAAAATGCGTCGGTCGGTTGGGCACACCGGCCGGACACATGCGGATAGCGAGCGCCCAGCCGATCCAAACAGACAAACCGCGCGTCCGTTTGCGTCGGAGCGTCGGAGTTGCTCTAATTACCTCAccccaatgagctaagtgcatgtagaaagCAATGAGACCATGTgtttatggccatgcatgacacaaagtaataCATCATTAATTATGATATGGTATCTATCAATGTTACTCCCTTCCTTAATTTTCGGCCACATTAGGGTGTTTgctattcccgagtgcatgataccagcaccactatggccagccttattgGTCGTGATTACCGTGTGACGCGAGAGAAGCttttttttctactttaaagtTCACTTAGAAGATAGAAATACACTCTCTTTTATGAACAAATTTTAATTGCCaaagtacacttattcgcggacaaAGGAAATATGAGGCATGCATCACAAAAAATGAGGTCCCTATGATACAAAATATGTTATGCATTGtgcaggtagtatcatacactagtatgcatcactgtaactagctaTAGCTACAGGTGAAAACATTAAATAAGAAAAAGAACGAAATAGAAAAGTGAAaaaagtacccccccccccttGTATATTAGGCTCCTCGTTTTTTGAGGCAAAATTTGACCATGCATTTGTGTAAAATATGAGTTATAGGTAAGCAAAAATAACACAATTGAAACTTCTTTCGaatataaattcaacaatatatgtAAGCAAAAAATAATACAATTGAAACTTCTTTCAAATACAAATTCAACAATACATGTAAGCAAAAATACCACATATACTATTTTACAAATAAAATCTATGCTCAAAATTTGAAGACTAATAAACTCATACCAAGGAAGTAGTAACTAATAAGAGTAGCTGCTGTTCCACTACTACTTATTTTTGCTCTTTAATCATCCAATCACTGATAACTCTGTTCGTCTCTAGACCAAATCCACCAAGAGTGCGCTGCAATGATTCGTTTCATTGTAAGTGGATTCGCAGCTATGCATGTATACTCGGACGCATCATGAGGCCATGATAGAGCGCCTTTCGCGCGTTCGCTTCTTGTTAGGACGATGTGCAACGCACGCTTCCTAACGGATAACGCTGTCGATCCAAAAAGATCGATCATGCGCGATGACAGGCGAGCAGCAGCAGCATCGCATGCCGCCACCGCCACAGCCACCGCTGCGGGGCTCTCTCGGGCGCATTGCATCGCAAGGACACCAAGAAGCGGTTAAAAACGCGAAACCCCAGCCGGACCCCGCCCACCGTCGTTGGTGACCGGGACAGCGGCGGCGAGGAGAGTTGACGACGGTGGTGGTGCGCGTGCCAGCCATTCATGTCACAATTATCGGGCCCGGAAAGCGCCTCGAACTCCACGCGCGCTCGTCGGAATCATCCCGCCCGGATTCGAAACACCGAGCAAAAAGCCGCGACCAAAAGGTAAAACCCCGCTGCGCTGCCTTCCCACGCTCGGCTGCCGCCGCTGCTGCACACTCCCAGTCAGTCCCTGTTCCGCCACCTTCTGCTCGTCCGTGTCACCGGGTGCGTGCGAACGATTAGCTACAGATTAATCGCGAATCTAGGCGCCGATCGATTAACATAACCTTTCCTCCCATCATCACGCTGAAAAGGCCCTCGAAAGCCAGGCGTCCGTGCTTTGGTAATTTGTTCGTTTGTTACAGGCTTTACTCGCTTACCAGTTTGGGCTTTGGGCTTTATGCTTTGTGCCATTGCCTGCACTGCACTGCAGGTCAGTGCGCCAGGCACCACCATCACCATGTGCGGTGCGGTGCCTCCTCGCTCCGTATTTACTCCCACCACTCGCTGTCGCGCCACGGCTACTTGTTCGAGCTCCAGAACCAAGCGGCAGCACAAGCGCAACTGCACAAGCAACGAGGAGTAGGCCAAGCGCTGTGGAAGGAAGAGATGGGAGCTTCCACCGTGCAatgctactcctcctcctccttgctcgcgttgctgctctgctccatGCTCCTGCACCCGTCGCAAGCATTCAAGGTACGTGCGTGTGTACAGCTTAGTTGTAGCATCGAATTATGGATGTCTTCACGTCACGTACGTGAATATAACACTGCGTTTACTTGCGGCAATGGGGTGCGCAGCTGCATGAGGAGAAGGTGCCGTTGAGCTTCATCGTGCCGGACCCCTCGCCGGTGCAGTCACCGCTCTCCGCGCCGCCTCCGGTGACCGgcgccgacgacgacgacgggaTGAGGCCGAGGCTGCCGACGGAGCGGTGGAAGCGGGGCCGGGGCGAGGAGAGGCGGGCCCGTGGTGGCGCGCACGCACCGGCGCTCGCGCCGTGGTCGGCGGGCCCCGCGCGCGCACCAGCCTCATCCCCATCCTACGCGCCGGCGCCGGACTCCGGAAGCGGGGCGCCGGTCATCGAGAGCAGCCCCGCCGTGCCGGTCCCGCGCGGCGTGAGGGACACGGCCACCATCCTGCCCATGCCCGCGCCCGGCGTCAAGCGGCAGGTGCGTAGTGCCGCCGGTTCCACCACCCACGTCTTCTCCTTTACCTCCTCCCTTTTGCTTCTTTTCATGCTCCGTCAACCTCCATTGATCTGCTCCCCCATTTCACTCACCGTTCCGATTTTCCTGTTCACTCTTTGACATTTTGATTCATCTTTTGCAGGACGTGGGCGGAGCCGCTTTGGCTCGGCCCGGTATGGCGCCGCTGGTGGTAGGGCTCGCCATGATGGCGGCTTTAGGAGCTTTATGCTAgaagtttttttctttttgatcTGTAGTAGTGGTAGTAGCCGTAGCCAGTATCGCAGAGCCGATGAAGCTTTTCATTTTTCTCCTCCTTCCTCGCTGTCTTTCAGTGCTAATCCTCTGTAAGCAAAGctcgtcttcctttattttggccaCCTTCTTTGTCTTCCTTTCTGCTCCTAGGCTAAAAGTCGCTGCTTTTCTTTCCTGGATGGCGCACCATATGCTATGCCATGCGCACGATAAAGCGCTGCGTGGTATTCGTGGCAGAAAGGGGAAAGTAAAGGGGGAAAAAAAGCTGCGTGGTGGTATGGGTATATA
This portion of the Triticum dicoccoides isolate Atlit2015 ecotype Zavitan chromosome 7A, WEW_v2.0, whole genome shotgun sequence genome encodes:
- the LOC119331074 gene encoding skin secretory protein xP2-like, with product MGASTVQCYSSSSLLALLLCSMLLHPSQAFKLHEEKVPLSFIVPDPSPVQSPLSAPPPVTGADDDDGMRPRLPTERWKRGRGEERRARGGAHAPALAPWSAGPARAPASSPSYAPAPDSGSGAPVIESSPAVPVPRGVRDTATILPMPAPGVKRQDVGGAALARPGMAPLVVGLAMMAALGALC